DNA sequence from the Anaerolineae bacterium genome:
CCCTAAAGAACATTCGCTACCTCGGTTGCAAAGATTCATTAGTTTGGTGTCAAAGCGTGAACGAAGTAGCACCTGACATGGTAGAACAAGAAGCGACTGCATCACGATTTGAAGAGGGCAAGGCAGGTGCTGTTGTGCTCCTTGCGGATTTTGACAAAAATGCAAAAATACAAGACCTGAAAGAAATTATTCCAGGGCAAAGAAAAGAAGAGCATTATCAGCGTCCCGTCCCACCTTTCATCGTCCCTGGTCGGATTACCACAAAAGGGAAAACGCGCTTGTTTATTAGGAAACAGCAGGAAGAAGCGAATTAAAACTTGTCTCAACAGCGTCAAGTTCAGGGGGTCAATTTGATGGAAGGTCTCATAGAAGATGAAGAATTCGAGCAACTGCGAACTAATGGCGTCAAGGTTAACTATTGGGCGATTTGTCATCGCAAGGTTTGGCTCTATGCGAAAGGTTTGCGAATGGAGCCGCTATCAGACCGTGTTGCGCTTGGGCGAATTTTGCACGAGCGTGCTTACCCCGATATGCCGAGAAGAGAAGTTCTCGTTGACAACCTAATCAAAATTGACCTGATTGAACACGAAAGCAAGTTGCTTGAAGTGAAACATTCACGCAAACTCGTTGACGCTGCACGGTTGCAAGTGGCTTACTACCTGCTTTACCTGAAATGGCTCGGTGCAGGTGAGTTGGTTGGCGAATTGCGTTTCCCGAAAGAGCGACGCAAAGAGGAAGTTCGCTTGACACCTGAACTGGAAGCGCAAGTTGCCGAAGCGCTCAGAGACATTCAACGCATTGAACAATTGCCATCACCGCCGCAAGTTGACTTTATGCCCATATGCCGAGTTTGCGCCTATTGCGAACTTTGTTGGGGGTAAAAATTTTTGGAGCAAGTACTTAAATGGCGCAGAGCTACTATATATTTCGCAGCGGTAGATTAAAGCGGAAGCAGAATACTCTGTATCTGGAGCAGGAAATTGAAGATGGGCAGATTCGACACCAGCCTATCCCCATAGAAAATGTGCGCGATCTCTACCTCTTCGGCGAAATTGACCTCAACACAAAACTGCTTTCGTTTCTCGCCCAACACGGGGTGGTTGTTCATTGCTTTAACTACTACGGTTTTTATTCGGGTAGCTTTTACCCCAGGGAGAACAACGTCAGTGGACACCTTTTAGTCCGGCAAGTTGAACACTATCTTGATTCCCAAAAACGCATGGCTATTGCGAAGGAGTTTGTCCACAGCGCTCTCTTTCACATCCGCCGCAATTTGAATTATTACCGCAATAGAGGTAAAAAGGTGGATGAAGCCATAGATGTGGTGGAAGCCTCCATGGGACGGTTGCAAGAAGCTCAGGATGTGCTTGAGCTCATGAGGGAGGAAGGCCAGGCGCGAGAGGCTTACTATAAAGCCTTCAACGAAATTCTGGAGTTGGAAGAACCCTTTGAGAAAAGGGTAAGACGCCCTCCCGATAATATGGTCAATGCTCTGCTTTCCTTTGGCAATAGCCTCTTATACGCAGCAACCCTCTCGGAGATTTACGTCACTCAACTTAATCCTACCGTAAGCTATCTTCACGAACCTTCAAAGAGGCGCTTCTCCCTTGCCCTTGATATCTCTGAAATTTTCAAGCCCCTCATAGTGGACCGCACCGTCTTCCGGGTTATAAACAAGGGGGTAATAGGGGAGGAGGACTTTGAAGCAGTTGGGGAAGTAAAAGGGATTTACCTCAAAGAGGAAGCGGCGAAAACCTTTGTGCGAGAATTTGAAAGTTCTCTGCAGGAAACTGTAAAGCACAGGAAACTTAACCGTCATGTTTCCTACCGCCAGCTTATAAGGCTCGAAGCTTACAAGCTTATCCGCCATCTCTTGGGGATGGAAAGTTACAGGGCTTTCAAGGTTTGGTGGTGATGTATGTTATAATCGTTTATGACGTGGAACAGGAAAGGGTGACAAGGGTTTGCCAGCTCCTTCGCCGATTCCTACACTGGGTTCAGAATAGTGCGTTTGAGGGGGAACTTACTGAATCGCAGCTGGAGACCTTAAAAGTCAAACTTAAGGAAATCCTGGACCTTGAAAGAGATAGCGTTTATATTTATCGTTTCCCCGACAAAAAATTCGTGCGAAAGGAAGTTATAGGCCAGGAAAAGGCACTGGTAGAGGTCGTAATATGAGGGTGCGGGTGACTTTGCAGGCCGAGGGCTCCATATGGGTTCCATGGCATTACCCGGAATGGCTTCAAGGTCTGATCTATAAAAACCTTAAGAAATCCGCACCCGACCTGGCATTTCGCCTTCATTCCGAGGGCTTTGTAGCGGGGAGCAAACGCTATAAACTCATAACCTTCTCCTGGCTTTTCCCAAAGTCAGCAGTTCAGAGGGAGAATGGCCTTTTAATGACACCCCCGATAAAGTGGTGGATATCCTCGCCCCTGATCGCGGTCATAGAAGCCTTCGTGTACAGCCTCCTTGCCTGGCCCGAAATCAAACTGGGTAAACAAAAACTATTTGCAGCGGTAGTTCAAACAGAACCTATATTCTGTCCAGGAGATACCGTGATCTTTGAAACCCTTTCCCCCATAGTAGCATCTACTGGAGTAATCGAAGGCGGCAAAATGCGCAAGATCTTCCTCTCCCCAGAAAGTCAGGACTTCTCACGGGTCATAACCGAAAACCTTCAGCACAAAGCACTGGCCCTCTGGGGGGAGAAAATTCCAGAAGGCACCGTAGAGATGAAGCCACTGGAGTACTATCCTAAGCTTGTCACTATTTACGGCACAAAAGTGCGCTGCTACGAAGGAGTTTTTGAAGTTAAAGGCCATCCTGAACTGATAAAATTGGGATACGAAGCAGGCTTTGGGGAAAGAAATTTCCAGGGGTTCGGAATGATGCGCTTCAAAGCCCGGGAGGTGGTCCATGAAGCCCAAGATCCTTCTTATAGACGACGATCCCAAAGAAGTGGAACACCTCAGCGAAATCCTTAAACTTAACAACTATGAAGTTGCCGGAGTTACGAACCCGGAAGAAGCCCTTACCGCTGTCTTTCTGGAAAACCCGGACCTCATAGTTCTGGACATAATGATGCCGGGCATTTCCGGCTGGGATATCTGTTCCAGGATAAGAGAGTTCTCCTCTGTTCCAATCCTGGTGCTTACATGCCTTTCAAGAGATGAAGATAAAATCCGGGGCCTTGAGCTGGGAGCTGACGATTACCTCACCAAACCCTTCAATCCCCGGGAATTTATTCTTAGAATCGGAAAACTTCTGGAAAGAACCACCCCCTCTCTCCAGGAAACGACGGTAGAGGTAGGAGATTTAAAGATTGACCTGGTGGGAGGTAAAGCCTATAAAGGCGGGGAAGAAATTCACCTTACAAAGCAGGAAAAACGACTCCTCTTTTACCTCGTTCGCCATCGGGGCAGAACCGTGCCTCACGATGAGCTTCTGAGGGGAGTATGGGGGGCCGGCAGCGAAGGAGACTTGAACCTTCTCAAAACTTACATCCACAGGGTCCGGGTCAAGGTAGAGGATGACCCCCAAAAACCCCGTTACATTCTCACAGACAGAGGTGTGGGCTATCGCTTCGCTACAGTTTCAATGTAGAATCAAGGTAAACCTTATCCGGGCAACCACTAGAAAGCGGTAAGCGTCCGGAAGACAAGAGATGCCGGACATGGGTGGAGAGTTTAACTCCCCCGGTGTGGGCCTCTTTATCCGCTAAAGGTTTGCTCTGAGTTTGTTAAAATTTCGGAAAGTCCATTGCTGGGTTGCAGTCACATTATCTGAGGAGGCGTTTTCCCCATGACTGTCAGGCCCTGGATGAGATATCACCATCGTTAACGTGAGCGGAGATCAGGAAATACAATGTCTTGCGCGATCGCTGATTTTGTTCTATCATCCTCCTGACCGGAGGACGGATGGGGCATAAAAAGAGGTGGTCAATTATCCTTATAATGCTTTTAGCCTTTGCGTTGAGAACTCTGAGGCTTGATTTCCAGCCCTTGTGGTGGGATGAAGGCTACAGCGTTTACTTCGCCTCTATGAACCTGCAGGAGATGATGGAAGCTACTTCCCTGG
Encoded proteins:
- the cas4 gene encoding CRISPR-associated protein Cas4; the protein is MEGLIEDEEFEQLRTNGVKVNYWAICHRKVWLYAKGLRMEPLSDRVALGRILHERAYPDMPRREVLVDNLIKIDLIEHESKLLEVKHSRKLVDAARLQVAYYLLYLKWLGAGELVGELRFPKERRKEEVRLTPELEAQVAEALRDIQRIEQLPSPPQVDFMPICRVCAYCELCWG
- the cas1b gene encoding type I-B CRISPR-associated endonuclease Cas1b — protein: MAQSYYIFRSGRLKRKQNTLYLEQEIEDGQIRHQPIPIENVRDLYLFGEIDLNTKLLSFLAQHGVVVHCFNYYGFYSGSFYPRENNVSGHLLVRQVEHYLDSQKRMAIAKEFVHSALFHIRRNLNYYRNRGKKVDEAIDVVEASMGRLQEAQDVLELMREEGQAREAYYKAFNEILELEEPFEKRVRRPPDNMVNALLSFGNSLLYAATLSEIYVTQLNPTVSYLHEPSKRRFSLALDISEIFKPLIVDRTVFRVINKGVIGEEDFEAVGEVKGIYLKEEAAKTFVREFESSLQETVKHRKLNRHVSYRQLIRLEAYKLIRHLLGMESYRAFKVWW
- the cas2 gene encoding CRISPR-associated endonuclease Cas2, with the protein product MYVIIVYDVEQERVTRVCQLLRRFLHWVQNSAFEGELTESQLETLKVKLKEILDLERDSVYIYRFPDKKFVRKEVIGQEKALVEVVI
- the cas6 gene encoding CRISPR-associated endoribonuclease Cas6 is translated as MRVRVTLQAEGSIWVPWHYPEWLQGLIYKNLKKSAPDLAFRLHSEGFVAGSKRYKLITFSWLFPKSAVQRENGLLMTPPIKWWISSPLIAVIEAFVYSLLAWPEIKLGKQKLFAAVVQTEPIFCPGDTVIFETLSPIVASTGVIEGGKMRKIFLSPESQDFSRVITENLQHKALALWGEKIPEGTVEMKPLEYYPKLVTIYGTKVRCYEGVFEVKGHPELIKLGYEAGFGERNFQGFGMMRFKAREVVHEAQDPSYRRRSQRSGTPQRNP
- a CDS encoding response regulator transcription factor produces the protein MKPKILLIDDDPKEVEHLSEILKLNNYEVAGVTNPEEALTAVFLENPDLIVLDIMMPGISGWDICSRIREFSSVPILVLTCLSRDEDKIRGLELGADDYLTKPFNPREFILRIGKLLERTTPSLQETTVEVGDLKIDLVGGKAYKGGEEIHLTKQEKRLLFYLVRHRGRTVPHDELLRGVWGAGSEGDLNLLKTYIHRVRVKVEDDPQKPRYILTDRGVGYRFATVSM